A single Ignavibacteriales bacterium DNA region contains:
- a CDS encoding DNA cytosine methyltransferase has product MKLISIDLFCGVGGLTEGLQKAGFQTKLAFEIDEIAAKAYKLNHKNTKVITSDIRHVSTKEVKKELGKKTIHLLAGCPPCQGFSSIRRLNKPEPVKDDRNELITEFVRFVKELKPYTFMMENVPGLALDKSFKKALKDLEKAGYYKPDWKVVNISDYGVPQNRKRLVLVGSRLAPLKIAESTKKRKTVRQVIGKLPKPENSKDPLHQIFPIHSEKILNFIKDIPKNGGSRKDLGKHRQLKCHKKENVGFNDVYGRLRWDDFSTTITGGCLNPSKGRFLHPEQDRCISAREASMLQTFPKTYKFPIGAPRTKIALMIGNALPPEFSRIQAENIKQHIQTYINQK; this is encoded by the coding sequence ATGAAATTGATATCAATAGATTTATTTTGTGGAGTTGGGGGATTGACAGAGGGACTCCAAAAAGCTGGTTTCCAGACAAAATTGGCTTTTGAGATTGATGAAATTGCAGCAAAGGCGTACAAACTGAATCATAAGAATACAAAAGTTATAACTAGCGATATCAGACACGTCTCTACAAAAGAAGTAAAGAAAGAACTTGGTAAAAAAACAATTCACTTATTGGCTGGATGTCCTCCATGCCAAGGATTTAGTTCCATAAGGAGACTTAATAAGCCCGAACCTGTGAAAGATGACAGAAATGAGCTTATCACAGAATTTGTGAGATTTGTTAAAGAGTTAAAGCCATACACATTTATGATGGAGAATGTACCGGGTTTAGCTCTTGACAAATCATTTAAAAAAGCACTTAAGGATCTTGAAAAAGCTGGTTATTACAAGCCGGACTGGAAAGTGGTTAACATCAGTGATTATGGCGTTCCTCAGAATAGAAAAAGATTAGTTTTAGTTGGGTCCAGATTGGCACCACTTAAAATTGCAGAATCGACTAAAAAGAGAAAAACAGTACGACAGGTGATTGGCAAACTACCGAAACCCGAGAATTCAAAAGACCCTTTGCATCAAATCTTTCCTATTCATTCAGAAAAAATATTAAATTTTATTAAGGATATTCCAAAGAATGGTGGTAGTAGAAAAGATTTAGGGAAACACAGACAGCTTAAATGTCACAAGAAAGAAAATGTCGGATTTAATGATGTATATGGAAGATTAAGATGGGATGATTTTTCTACTACAATAACTGGTGGATGTTTAAACCCTTCTAAAGGACGCTTTCTACATCCTGAACAAGATCGATGTATTTCAGCAAGGGAAGCATCTATGCTACAGACTTTTCCAAAGACATATAAGTTTCCGATTGGTGCACCAAGAACGAAAATTGCACTGATGATTGGGAACGCTTTACCCCCGGAATTTAGTAGGATTCAAGCTGAGAACATTAAACAGCACATTCAAACTTACATTAATCAAAAATAA
- a CDS encoding ATP-dependent helicase, protein MPLFRDTFTASDISLTNDQYNVVIDDTNEILCLACAGSGKSRTLSFRIARLIHEGARPESIIAFTFTEKAAESLKRRVANAFEETGLPVALVGAMYIGTIHAFCKNLLGSMNAKYRQYEVLDENRLKLFLLSRYYELGLNVLQETKNARMFQTIAEVSNAWKMANDEMLSLDDIGREYPALGVSLQNINSRLNADQYIDFSLMVRLVVEALENNNPEMSIALDCASHLMVDEYQDVNISQERLIRGLYSRLRSLFVVGDDDQSIYGWRGADVRNIIEFDQRYPNCSTHTLSTNFRSTSTIVSASDRFIQLELSTARIDKSPISNSEGNIQHFGNLWFDSKNDEAEWIAMRINELIGTKYVEGDGFERGLTKSDFAILMRSVQGGTRNGGAPYHREYTNALSDAEINYIIEAEGSIFERLHARTLRDSMGLLREPGYPRREATNFFNSNVLPVFPNADLNRFLEILADWNNQIHRPIGGARRKVYPQLLVHELIEAFNLSTTEFHNPEQVMRDLGVFSGIILDIEKVFVSIDTGLRYQSVLNFLKNVAESGYDTTQVELTSRPDAVTISTVHKMKGLEFPVVFIVDVVQQRFPLRRSNYTGWLPLNLIQNPLSRGLYQTNNAGEARLFYTALTRAERFLYITGSSTQPGLQRPKTPSPFKLRIQGLNYPSIISDATHLPDNIERAEPRMRIDEESMPTSFTEIKDYLECPMKYKFRKVYGYSPAVPELFGYGLTTHTAINRIHQLFNNSTPSREQAEEIANDVFHLKHVFPSRDPEREGPYERAKNASRRLVGNYVEGYPDDFVQSRSLEQRFEIKADRALITGSIDLLLREDNEGNILEARVIDFKSMDFPEGQLNPFFWINLSLQVQLYAYAADIVLGENAKTGSVHLLKAPNTGESPNRVNVPITDLAIQAAIQNIEWAVNRILDGEFPMRPSNSKCEECDFRKICSKQGQEFNSTELPSPIHIPKTNGISEIRVRSFSDLV, encoded by the coding sequence ATGCCGTTATTCCGAGACACCTTTACAGCTTCTGATATTTCACTTACAAATGACCAATACAATGTGGTAATAGATGACACAAATGAAATTTTGTGTTTGGCTTGTGCTGGTTCAGGAAAGTCTAGAACTCTCTCATTTAGGATAGCAAGGCTTATACATGAAGGAGCAAGACCAGAAAGTATAATTGCATTCACATTTACAGAAAAAGCCGCCGAGTCTTTAAAAAGACGTGTTGCAAATGCGTTTGAAGAAACTGGTCTGCCTGTGGCACTTGTGGGGGCAATGTATATTGGGACAATACACGCTTTTTGTAAAAATCTCCTTGGCTCAATGAATGCAAAATATCGGCAGTATGAAGTTCTTGACGAAAATAGATTAAAACTATTTTTGCTATCGCGATATTATGAATTAGGGCTAAACGTACTTCAGGAAACTAAAAACGCAAGAATGTTTCAAACTATAGCCGAAGTTTCAAATGCATGGAAGATGGCAAATGATGAAATGTTATCTTTAGATGATATCGGAAGGGAATATCCAGCATTAGGTGTAAGCTTGCAAAATATTAATTCACGATTGAATGCTGACCAATATATTGATTTTTCCTTAATGGTACGATTGGTTGTAGAAGCACTCGAAAATAATAATCCTGAGATGAGTATCGCACTTGATTGTGCTAGCCATCTTATGGTTGATGAGTATCAAGATGTCAATATTTCTCAGGAAAGGCTAATCAGAGGTTTATATAGTCGTCTACGGTCATTGTTTGTTGTTGGTGACGATGACCAATCAATTTATGGTTGGAGAGGAGCAGATGTTAGGAATATTATTGAATTCGACCAAAGATATCCAAATTGCTCCACACACACTTTATCAACTAATTTCAGGAGCACAAGCACAATAGTTTCTGCTTCAGACAGGTTTATTCAACTTGAGCTTAGTACTGCCAGAATTGATAAATCACCAATATCCAATTCGGAAGGAAATATTCAGCACTTTGGGAATTTATGGTTTGACAGTAAGAATGATGAAGCTGAATGGATTGCTATGAGAATAAACGAATTGATTGGCACTAAATACGTTGAAGGTGACGGCTTTGAAAGAGGACTAACAAAATCTGATTTCGCAATACTGATGCGTTCGGTACAAGGCGGCACACGAAATGGAGGGGCACCATACCACAGAGAATATACAAATGCTCTTTCTGATGCTGAGATAAATTATATTATTGAAGCGGAGGGTTCTATTTTTGAAAGACTCCATGCAAGAACACTCAGAGATTCAATGGGACTATTAAGAGAACCCGGTTATCCAAGAAGGGAAGCAACTAATTTTTTCAACTCAAATGTTTTACCTGTCTTCCCAAATGCTGATTTAAATAGATTTTTAGAAATATTAGCTGATTGGAATAACCAAATACACAGACCGATTGGCGGGGCAAGAAGAAAAGTTTATCCGCAATTATTGGTTCATGAATTAATTGAAGCATTTAATTTGTCAACAACAGAGTTTCATAATCCTGAACAGGTAATGCGTGATTTAGGAGTTTTTAGTGGAATAATATTGGACATTGAAAAGGTTTTTGTGAGTATAGATACTGGTCTGAGGTATCAAAGCGTTCTAAATTTTCTTAAAAATGTTGCTGAGTCCGGTTATGACACCACCCAAGTAGAGTTAACATCAAGACCCGATGCCGTTACAATTTCGACTGTTCATAAAATGAAGGGGCTTGAATTTCCAGTGGTCTTCATCGTAGACGTTGTTCAGCAACGGTTTCCATTGAGAAGAAGCAATTACACTGGTTGGTTACCACTGAACTTAATTCAAAATCCTTTATCAAGAGGACTTTACCAAACAAATAATGCTGGAGAAGCAAGACTTTTTTATACAGCACTGACTAGAGCAGAACGGTTTTTGTACATTACAGGCAGCAGCACTCAGCCAGGATTGCAAAGACCTAAAACCCCTAGCCCATTCAAACTTAGGATACAGGGGCTGAATTATCCGTCAATCATTAGTGATGCAACACATTTACCTGACAATATTGAAAGAGCCGAACCACGTATGCGTATTGATGAAGAATCTATGCCTACAAGTTTTACTGAAATAAAGGACTACTTGGAATGTCCCATGAAATATAAATTTAGGAAAGTTTATGGTTATAGCCCAGCTGTACCTGAGCTTTTCGGTTATGGCTTAACAACCCACACAGCAATAAATCGAATACATCAACTCTTCAATAACTCAACACCATCAAGGGAACAAGCTGAAGAAATTGCCAACGATGTTTTTCATTTAAAGCATGTTTTTCCATCAAGAGACCCTGAAAGAGAAGGCCCATATGAGAGGGCAAAAAATGCATCAAGAAGACTTGTTGGGAATTATGTTGAAGGATATCCAGATGATTTTGTTCAAAGCCGGTCTTTAGAGCAGCGGTTTGAGATAAAAGCAGACAGAGCCTTAATAACAGGTTCAATTGATTTGCTTTTAAGAGAGGACAACGAAGGTAATATTCTGGAAGCACGAGTAATTGATTTCAAGTCAATGGACTTCCCTGAAGGGCAGTTAAATCCATTTTTTTGGATCAATCTATCATTGCAAGTTCAGCTATACGCCTATGCAGCTGATATTGTTCTTGGGGAGAACGCTAAAACAGGCTCGGTTCACTTGCTAAAAGCACCCAATACTGGAGAATCACCAAATAGAGTAAATGTTCCAATTACAGATTTAGCAATTCAAGCAGCTATTCAGAATATTGAATGGGCTGTAAATAGAATTCTTGATGGGGAGTTCCCTATGCGCCCAAGTAATAGCAAGTGTGAAGAATGTGACTTCAGAAAAATATGCTCTAAACAAGGACAAGAGTTTAATTCGACAGAACTCCCAAGTCCTATACATATCCCTAAAACCAATGGAATTTCCGAGATAAGAGTTAGAAGTTTTAGTGATCTGGTATGA
- the fbp gene encoding class 1 fructose-bisphosphatase, whose amino-acid sequence MPKMRFMTIERHIIEGEKKHPGATGELSRLLSDLVLAFKVISLEVNKAGLVDILGFAGSENVHGEQVKKLDMYAHEMMFKAMDHGGHLCIMASEEEEEIIHIPSNYEIGKYVLLFDPLDGSSNIDANVSIGTIFSIYKRVSEDGHPGTLEDCLQQGLHQVVAGYVVYGSSTILVYTTGDGVHGFTLDPSIGEFILSHEDIRIPQKGKIYSINEGNYKYWHPGLKKYIKHLQEEDLESQRPYSSRYTGSMVADVHRTLLYGGIFMYPADSRSPKGKLRLMYECNPMAMIMEAAGGKASDGKQRILEIQPTGLHERTPIFIGSEYDVKQVEEFMANEESLSWIDKL is encoded by the coding sequence ATGCCCAAAATGAGGTTCATGACCATTGAGCGTCACATCATCGAAGGAGAAAAAAAGCATCCCGGAGCTACCGGAGAGCTCAGCCGCCTGCTCAGCGATCTGGTGCTCGCCTTCAAAGTAATTTCTCTGGAAGTAAATAAAGCCGGACTGGTTGACATACTCGGTTTTGCCGGCTCTGAAAACGTTCACGGCGAGCAGGTTAAAAAGCTTGATATGTATGCCCATGAAATGATGTTCAAGGCAATGGACCACGGAGGGCATCTCTGCATTATGGCATCAGAAGAGGAAGAAGAAATTATCCATATTCCCTCCAATTACGAAATCGGCAAATATGTGCTCCTTTTTGACCCGCTTGACGGCTCTTCCAATATTGACGCCAATGTGAGCATCGGAACCATCTTTTCAATATATAAACGCGTTTCGGAAGACGGACATCCCGGCACTCTGGAGGACTGCCTGCAGCAGGGGCTTCATCAGGTGGTTGCCGGTTATGTGGTTTACGGCTCAAGCACCATCCTGGTATATACCACCGGTGACGGTGTGCACGGCTTTACACTTGACCCCTCTATCGGGGAGTTTATCCTTTCACATGAGGATATACGCATTCCGCAGAAGGGTAAAATCTACAGCATCAATGAAGGCAATTACAAATACTGGCACCCCGGACTGAAGAAATATATAAAACATCTTCAGGAAGAAGATCTTGAGTCACAGCGCCCCTATTCATCCCGCTATACCGGCTCGATGGTGGCGGATGTTCACCGCACCCTCCTTTATGGCGGCATCTTTATGTATCCGGCCGACTCCCGCAGTCCCAAAGGCAAACTCCGCCTGATGTATGAATGCAATCCGATGGCAATGATTATGGAAGCAGCAGGAGGAAAAGCATCAGACGGAAAACAGCGGATTCTGGAAATTCAGCCGACCGGACTTCACGAACGCACCCCCATCTTTATCGGAAGCGAGTACGATGTTAAGCAGGTGGAAGAATTTATGGCGAACGAGGAAAGTCTCTCATGGATAGATAAACTATAA
- a CDS encoding outer membrane beta-barrel protein: MRLLLIHFFLLTVLTFSQGLEVSGTVKDSSDGKALIGANIKLEHLRNPDYSKYGTTDASGKFRFTGLNQGRYILEISFIGYEKYTDTLRLRSESSNLKTIFLKRSPIELEDVTVTGQSIPAIQKEDTIEFSSKSYKTNPDANAEDLVQKIPGITKEDGVIKAQGEEVKRVLVDGRPFFGDDPNAVLRNLPAEVVDRIQIFDQMSEQSQFTGFDDGNASKTINIVTRPERRNGQFGKLYGGYGTEDRYSGGAVYNIFNNQQRISLLGLTNNVNVQNFSSQDLVGVSSGGGGGGRGGRGGGGGGFTPGNWGGGTASNFLVGNQDGNTRTNSFGVNYTDAFGDDFRVTASYFFNNTDNSTSQRSERVYFSDSAVYNIYNEDYASTADNFNHRFNGRFEYTIDTSSSLLLTPRFSVQDNSSSNATIAFSGYSDGTALSATDNINNTDAFAWNFSNELLYRYKFDTPGRTLSVSLNTSANDRQTDQLQDAVTVRNLAGGLLSLTENREIDNPVSGYTLGGNIVYTESVGEKGMLQFNFNSSLTNSISNKKAHLLNPADNTYSLFDTLRSNEYNNDYITYRPGVSYRWRDDFLNLMAGVSYHSSSLNGEQVFPYTETVDKTFERVLPSFRMQMQFSRTENLRLQYSTNISQPSVSQLQRTVDNSNPLALRSGNPDLAEEFSHRLSTRYMSTDPASGTTFFAMMFMNYTQQYIGNSVTQGRGNMTLPDGTPLPAGAQLTAPENFDYALSLRSFISGGLPVSWLKSNLNLSTGFNYGKTPGRINQSINFSHTYSVNTGISLTSNFSEKLDFRIGYSPVWYKTRNELETAQSDEYFVHSGSANINWFLLDQLFVKTDFSAYYNAGLPTDARRDYYIWSMGMGYKFLENNRGEVRLDIFDILKQNESLSRSVNELYAENRSTAVLQQYFLLTFTYNIRAFTGN, from the coding sequence ATGCGTCTCTTACTGATACATTTTTTTCTGCTGACCGTCCTAACCTTCTCCCAGGGACTTGAAGTCTCCGGCACGGTTAAAGACAGCTCAGACGGCAAAGCCCTCATCGGCGCCAATATAAAACTGGAACATCTGCGCAACCCGGATTATTCAAAATACGGCACCACCGATGCTTCAGGCAAGTTCCGTTTCACCGGTCTGAATCAGGGGCGGTATATACTGGAAATCTCCTTTATCGGCTACGAAAAATATACCGACACACTCCGCCTCCGCAGTGAAAGCAGTAATCTGAAAACCATATTCCTGAAACGCTCACCCATTGAACTGGAAGACGTAACCGTTACCGGGCAATCCATCCCCGCGATACAAAAAGAAGACACCATAGAGTTCAGTTCAAAATCATACAAGACCAATCCCGATGCAAACGCTGAAGATCTTGTGCAAAAGATTCCCGGTATCACCAAAGAAGACGGCGTAATAAAAGCACAGGGGGAAGAAGTAAAGCGGGTACTGGTTGACGGCAGGCCCTTCTTTGGTGATGATCCGAACGCAGTGCTGCGTAATCTGCCGGCCGAGGTGGTTGACCGGATTCAGATATTTGATCAGATGAGCGAGCAGTCGCAGTTTACCGGCTTTGATGACGGCAACGCAAGCAAAACCATCAACATAGTAACCAGACCCGAACGCCGCAACGGACAGTTCGGTAAACTCTACGGAGGTTACGGCACCGAGGACCGCTACTCAGGAGGAGCAGTATATAATATATTCAATAATCAGCAGCGCATCTCGCTTCTCGGACTGACCAACAATGTCAATGTACAGAACTTCTCATCGCAGGATCTTGTTGGTGTTTCATCAGGCGGGGGAGGCGGGGGGCGCGGCGGCAGAGGAGGGGGCGGAGGTGGTTTCACTCCCGGCAACTGGGGCGGCGGCACTGCCTCAAACTTCCTTGTGGGTAATCAGGACGGCAATACCAGAACAAACTCCTTCGGCGTTAATTATACTGATGCCTTTGGTGATGATTTCCGCGTTACCGCGAGCTACTTTTTTAACAATACCGATAACAGCACCAGCCAGCGGAGCGAGCGGGTCTATTTCTCCGATTCGGCGGTTTATAATATATATAACGAGGATTACGCCTCAACGGCTGACAACTTTAACCACCGCTTTAACGGCAGATTTGAATATACCATTGACACTTCAAGCTCCCTGCTCCTTACGCCCCGCTTCAGCGTGCAGGATAACTCTTCATCCAATGCCACCATTGCTTTCTCCGGCTATTCAGACGGAACAGCGCTGAGCGCGACTGATAACATAAACAACACTGATGCTTTTGCCTGGAATTTTTCAAACGAGCTTCTCTACCGGTATAAGTTTGACACCCCGGGGCGCACTCTTTCAGTGTCGCTTAACACTTCGGCTAATGACAGACAGACCGATCAGCTTCAGGATGCGGTAACCGTGCGCAATCTTGCCGGAGGACTTCTGAGCCTTACGGAAAACCGTGAGATTGACAATCCCGTAAGCGGATATACCCTGGGCGGAAACATCGTATATACTGAATCAGTAGGCGAAAAAGGTATGCTGCAATTTAATTTTAACAGCTCGCTGACCAACAGCATCAGCAATAAGAAGGCACATCTGCTAAACCCGGCGGACAACACCTATTCCCTGTTCGACACACTCCGCTCCAATGAATACAATAACGATTATATAACCTACCGCCCGGGAGTGTCATACCGCTGGCGTGATGATTTTCTGAATCTGATGGCAGGTGTCTCCTATCACTCATCATCACTGAATGGCGAGCAGGTTTTCCCCTATACAGAAACGGTTGATAAAACCTTTGAACGGGTGCTTCCTTCATTCAGAATGCAGATGCAGTTTTCTCGCACGGAAAATCTCCGTCTGCAGTATTCAACCAACATCAGCCAGCCCTCGGTAAGCCAGCTGCAGAGAACGGTTGACAACAGCAATCCCCTTGCACTCCGCTCAGGTAATCCTGATCTGGCAGAAGAGTTCAGCCACCGCCTCAGCACCAGATATATGAGCACTGACCCGGCAAGCGGTACAACCTTTTTCGCGATGATGTTCATGAATTATACTCAGCAGTATATAGGAAACTCCGTAACGCAGGGACGGGGCAACATGACGCTTCCGGACGGCACCCCCCTCCCCGCCGGTGCTCAGCTGACGGCTCCTGAGAATTTTGACTACGCCCTTTCGCTCCGTTCCTTCATCAGCGGCGGACTCCCCGTTTCATGGCTGAAAAGCAATCTGAATCTGAGCACCGGTTTTAATTACGGCAAGACGCCGGGGCGCATTAATCAGAGCATCAACTTCTCCCACACCTATTCAGTGAACACCGGTATATCACTGACAAGCAATTTCAGTGAGAAACTTGATTTCCGGATTGGCTACTCCCCGGTCTGGTATAAAACCCGCAACGAGCTTGAAACGGCGCAGAGTGATGAGTATTTCGTTCACAGCGGAAGCGCTAATATTAACTGGTTTCTGCTTGATCAGCTTTTCGTGAAAACCGATTTCAGCGCTTATTATAATGCCGGGCTCCCTACTGATGCCAGACGGGACTATTATATCTGGAGCATGGGGATGGGCTATAAATTCCTTGAAAATAACAGGGGGGAAGTGCGCCTGGATATCTTTGACATCCTGAAACAGAATGAATCCCTGAGCCGCTCAGTGAACGAACTCTACGCTGAAAACCGTTCAACCGCGGTGCTGCAGCAGTATTTCCTCCTCACGTTTACCTATAATATCAGGGCTTTTACGGGAAATTAA